In Acinetobacter sp. C32I, one genomic interval encodes:
- a CDS encoding DKNYY domain-containing protein, producing the protein MIKKTTVLMQVTLPVFQIKMASFALFLLMIILTWLLLVYFSYDLSLYYLYQFLPFFAQLLSIALMFALLIATLYLYNQLYQKYFSRPITFKLYQQGMALEDSKQSTFFCWQDLIQIQLRQQQAQIHSLNLLSKTQPYQQYFYFNSWMWPATLTQQHCEFLPFWKKLEALAKQQQLQRISNASTHKKTHVDIIRLIADQQALDTFQRKQRWSAIGLTLGILISFSLFIAYLLWHEFNDGSIDLPHQQTQSISGTNFETFQNQVYIFKQGQGTFLLPQVKADQFTGLALSNLPDRADELYSNVGKTPQQVYWQDHILSQLNPAQTRYLGNDFTKDAQQVYFRDIRLANANAAHFSAILHPSFNTLGYFYAKDDQQVYYKTKALTDLDPQQSQAFPNSSQYIHDQQVVYYQDKKLDKLNAQQTQILSGRNRFSRDLNLATDGRSFYLNEQPLPHIAEHKFWGTTPVDVTQLQLLGSQSSEPYPGNFSYLFADQQYIYVYDEFYQRLKVLYRFPQPIQLQVLEDRRFSDGKNMYIITEKIYRSKGRSSGTTTHGFKISLIREQDQQIMAQYFARNPSALKLSNLLHNREINGSQN; encoded by the coding sequence ATGATCAAAAAAACCACTGTTTTGATGCAAGTCACACTGCCCGTCTTTCAAATAAAAATGGCGTCTTTCGCATTATTTCTATTGATGATCATACTGACTTGGCTGCTACTGGTTTACTTTAGTTATGATTTAAGCCTGTACTATCTTTATCAATTCCTGCCTTTCTTCGCCCAACTGCTCAGTATTGCTTTGATGTTTGCTTTATTGATAGCAACACTTTACCTGTATAACCAGCTTTATCAGAAATACTTTAGCCGTCCTATCACCTTTAAGTTATATCAGCAAGGCATGGCACTGGAAGATTCCAAGCAATCTACTTTTTTCTGTTGGCAAGATTTGATCCAGATACAACTTAGACAACAGCAGGCACAAATCCATAGTCTCAATCTACTCAGTAAAACCCAACCTTATCAGCAGTATTTTTATTTTAATTCATGGATGTGGCCTGCCACTTTAACTCAGCAACATTGTGAGTTTTTACCGTTCTGGAAAAAACTGGAGGCGCTGGCAAAACAGCAACAGTTGCAACGGATCAGCAACGCAAGTACCCACAAGAAAACCCATGTTGACATCATTCGCCTCATTGCAGATCAGCAAGCGCTAGACACTTTTCAACGAAAACAGAGATGGTCTGCTATCGGATTAACGCTTGGTATTTTAATCAGCTTTAGCCTATTTATTGCCTACCTACTCTGGCATGAATTTAACGATGGCAGCATTGATCTGCCCCATCAACAAACCCAGTCAATCTCTGGCACAAATTTCGAAACATTTCAGAATCAGGTCTATATTTTTAAACAAGGCCAAGGCACTTTTTTACTTCCCCAAGTCAAGGCTGATCAATTTACAGGCTTAGCTCTGAGCAATCTCCCTGATCGTGCAGATGAACTATATAGCAATGTCGGTAAAACACCGCAACAGGTTTACTGGCAAGACCACATCCTGTCTCAATTAAATCCTGCACAAACACGCTATTTAGGTAATGATTTCACCAAAGATGCTCAACAGGTTTACTTTCGCGATATACGATTAGCCAACGCGAATGCCGCTCATTTCTCGGCAATCTTACATCCTAGCTTCAATACACTTGGCTATTTTTATGCCAAGGATGATCAACAGGTCTACTACAAAACAAAAGCATTAACAGATTTAGATCCGCAACAGAGCCAAGCATTTCCAAATAGCAGCCAATATATTCACGATCAACAGGTGGTTTATTATCAAGATAAAAAGCTGGACAAGTTAAATGCGCAACAGACGCAGATTTTGAGTGGTCGTAATCGATTTAGCCGAGATCTGAATTTAGCAACCGATGGCCGATCTTTTTATTTAAATGAACAGCCACTCCCCCATATTGCTGAGCATAAGTTTTGGGGAACAACACCTGTTGACGTAACTCAGCTACAACTGCTTGGCAGTCAAAGCAGTGAACCCTACCCTGGAAATTTCAGCTATCTTTTTGCAGATCAGCAATACATTTACGTTTATGACGAATTTTATCAACGATTAAAAGTACTCTATCGATTTCCTCAACCAATACAGTTACAGGTTCTGGAGGATCGGCGCTTTAGTGATGGAAAAAATATGTACATCATCACTGAAAAGATCTACCGATCTAAAGGGCGCTCTTCAGGAACGACCACACATGGTTTTAAAATCAGCCTGATTCGTGAACAAGATCAACAGATCATGGCACAATATTTTGCTCGTAACCCTAGCGCTTTAAAACTATCCAACCTGCTTCATAACAGGGAGATCAACGGATCTCAGAATTAA
- the gltA gene encoding citrate synthase, whose protein sequence is MSAATGKKAVLQLDGKEIELPIYSGTLGPDVIDVKDVLASGHFTFDPGFMATAACESKITFIDGDKGVLLHRGYPIDQLATQADYLETCYLLLNGELPNAEQKAEFDAKVRNHTMVHDQVSRFFNGFRRDAHPMAIMVGVVGALSAFYHNGLDIEDVNHREITAIRLIAKIPTLAAWSYKYTVGQPFIYPRNDLGYAENFLHMMFATPADRDYKVNPVLARAMDRIFTLHADHEQNASTSTVRLAGSTGANPYACISAGISALWGPAHGGANEAVLKMLDEIGSVENVAEFMEKVKRKEVKLMGFGHRVYKNFDPRAKVMKETCDEVLAALGINDPQLQLAMELERIALNDPYFVERKLYPNVDFYSGIILKAIGIPTGMFTVIFALARTVGWISHWLEMHSGPYKIGRPRQLYTGSTQRDIKR, encoded by the coding sequence ATGTCTGCAGCAACTGGCAAAAAAGCCGTATTACAGCTTGATGGCAAAGAAATTGAATTACCAATTTACAGCGGCACATTAGGCCCAGATGTAATTGACGTTAAAGATGTATTGGCATCAGGTCACTTTACTTTCGATCCTGGTTTTATGGCGACAGCGGCTTGCGAATCTAAGATCACATTCATTGATGGTGACAAAGGTGTGTTATTACACCGTGGCTATCCAATTGATCAATTAGCGACTCAAGCAGACTACTTAGAAACTTGCTACTTATTACTTAATGGCGAGCTTCCAAATGCTGAACAGAAAGCAGAATTTGATGCGAAAGTACGTAACCATACGATGGTTCACGATCAAGTAAGCCGCTTCTTCAATGGTTTCCGTCGTGACGCTCACCCTATGGCAATCATGGTTGGTGTTGTTGGTGCATTATCTGCGTTCTATCACAACGGTTTAGACATCGAAGATGTTAACCACCGTGAAATTACTGCAATTCGTTTAATCGCGAAAATCCCTACACTTGCAGCATGGAGCTACAAGTACACTGTAGGTCAACCATTCATTTACCCACGTAATGACCTTGGTTATGCAGAAAACTTCTTACATATGATGTTTGCTACGCCTGCTGACCGTGATTATAAAGTAAACCCAGTTCTTGCTCGTGCAATGGATCGTATCTTCACGCTTCATGCTGACCACGAACAAAATGCGTCTACGTCTACCGTTCGTCTTGCTGGTTCTACTGGCGCGAATCCATATGCATGTATCTCTGCAGGTATCTCTGCACTTTGGGGACCTGCTCACGGTGGTGCGAACGAAGCTGTACTTAAAATGCTAGATGAAATTGGTAGCGTAGAAAACGTTGCTGAATTCATGGAAAAAGTAAAACGCAAAGAAGTTAAACTCATGGGCTTCGGTCACCGTGTTTATAAAAACTTCGATCCACGTGCGAAAGTCATGAAAGAAACTTGTGACGAAGTTCTTGCTGCATTAGGCATCAACGATCCACAATTGCAACTTGCAATGGAACTTGAGCGTATTGCACTGAACGACCCGTACTTCGTTGAACGTAAACTTTATCCGAACGTAGATTTCTACTCAGGTATCATCTTAAAAGCGATTGGTATCCCAACAGGTATGTTTACGGTGATCTTCGCGCTTGCACGTACAGTTGGTTGGATCAGCCACTGGTTAGAAATGCACAGCGGTCCTTACAAGATCGGTCGTCCACGTCAGCTTTACACAGGCTCGACTCAGCGCGACATCAAACGTTAA
- a CDS encoding rhodanese-related sulfurtransferase, translated as MNATVEQLAPVEQQATNNWVVAALYQFKEVSDAADLQQRLLTLVNSINLCGTLIVASEGINGTVAGDRAAIDAVHQFLLNEGFNAMEYKESESSEKPFRKMKIKLKNEIVTLGVEVKPRDLVGHYLDPKEWNDLISRDDVILIDTRNDYEYKAGTFKGAIDPKTESFREFPEYVKQNLEQHKDKKIAMFCTGGIRCEKSTSLLLQEGFNEVYHLKGGILKYLEETPAEESMWEGECFVFDGRTAVTHGVEEGENIKCHACGWPLTKVEAELTSYEHGVSCVYCIDKTSDKQKAGFRMRQSQIAAAKRKRL; from the coding sequence ATGAACGCTACTGTAGAACAGCTTGCACCTGTAGAACAGCAAGCGACCAATAATTGGGTTGTTGCGGCACTATATCAATTTAAAGAAGTTTCAGATGCAGCGGATCTGCAACAACGTCTTTTGACCTTAGTGAATAGCATCAATTTATGTGGAACTCTGATTGTAGCGTCTGAAGGGATTAATGGAACTGTTGCTGGCGACCGTGCCGCGATTGATGCAGTCCATCAATTCCTTTTGAACGAAGGTTTTAACGCAATGGAATATAAAGAGTCTGAAAGCTCTGAAAAGCCATTCCGTAAAATGAAAATCAAACTTAAAAATGAAATTGTAACTTTAGGTGTAGAAGTCAAGCCACGTGATTTGGTTGGCCACTATCTTGATCCTAAAGAATGGAATGACCTGATTAGCCGCGACGATGTGATCTTAATCGACACCCGTAATGACTATGAATATAAAGCAGGCACATTCAAGGGTGCAATTGATCCTAAAACAGAATCATTCCGTGAATTCCCTGAATACGTAAAACAGAATCTTGAACAGCATAAAGATAAAAAAATTGCGATGTTCTGTACTGGTGGTATCCGTTGTGAAAAATCTACCTCTCTCCTGCTTCAAGAAGGTTTCAATGAGGTTTATCACCTGAAAGGCGGTATTCTTAAATATCTAGAAGAAACCCCTGCCGAAGAAAGCATGTGGGAAGGTGAATGTTTCGTATTTGATGGCCGTACTGCGGTGACCCATGGTGTTGAAGAAGGTGAAAACATCAAGTGTCATGCTTGCGGTTGGCCACTGACCAAAGTTGAAGCTGAACTCACAAGCTATGAACACGGTGTTTCATGTGTGTACTGTATTGATAAAACCTCGGACAAGCAAAAAGCAGGCTTCCGTATGCGCCAGTCACAAATTGCAGCAGCAAAACGCAAACGTCTATAA
- a CDS encoding DUF1289 domain-containing protein has protein sequence MSNDRRIPSLTPCAGRCSTVFGDLVCRGCRRFNHEVIQWNTYTAEQRLMVWKRLDAQLDQILVPLLPHANLPHIEGFIQNKRTRVLESASKGRKLYHALKICEKNKHLAHDSGLGISDAQVKPIWDEFERRVLALAKASYELAWLRADGISNTLLRALELEEDEI, from the coding sequence TTGAGTAATGATCGTCGAATCCCTTCATTGACCCCATGTGCAGGGCGTTGTTCAACGGTATTTGGTGATCTGGTCTGTCGTGGCTGTCGCCGTTTTAATCATGAAGTGATTCAGTGGAATACTTATACCGCAGAGCAGCGTTTGATGGTTTGGAAGCGCTTAGATGCGCAACTGGATCAAATTCTGGTGCCCTTGTTGCCTCATGCAAATTTACCGCATATTGAAGGCTTTATTCAGAATAAGCGTACACGCGTATTAGAAAGTGCCAGTAAAGGACGTAAGCTTTATCATGCTTTGAAGATTTGTGAAAAAAACAAACACTTGGCACATGATAGTGGGCTGGGAATTAGCGATGCTCAGGTTAAACCGATCTGGGATGAGTTTGAACGTCGTGTACTGGCTCTGGCGAAGGCGAGTTATGAATTGGCTTGGTTGCGTGCGGATGGCATTAGCAATACCTTATTGCGTGCATTAGAGCTTGAGGAAGATGAGATTTAA